TTTAAAAGATTGATGTTTTGTCATGTACATACATGGCTGACACATTGAAATTTCAAGGGTTTTTGTCTTAACTCGGTTTCTTGAAGAGTTGATACTCACTCCCCTTACCCGAAGGACTGATTAAGCGAGCTGTTACAGTGTCAGTACCTACAGTGGCTCCATCTGTAAACATACCATCGTAGAAGATCTGTTGACCCGCAACGCCAGTGAAACTATAATCATGCATCAGGCGACCGGGTTCTAAGGGCTTGGTCACCTCAGCACTCAATTGCAACACGCGGTGATCGCAACCGCCATTCGCTAGATAGAGCATGGATTTCAAGTCGATTCTATGAGGTCTATGAGGGCGGCAAAATGACAACGTGTTGTTCGGTGGCGATCAATGATGTTAACCAGCATGAGGTTTGTAGTTTGTCGATGACATCTCTGTGAGAAATCCGGGTAAAGTCGAACTTAGAAAACTATCTCGGAAAAAGCATTAAAATATATTATTCATTAAATATATCAAGTTTTTTTCGTGCGCTTGCACCTACATCTACGAGAAATGACGTTATTACTATGAAAGCATTTGACTGGGAAATCTTCCTGAAACAAGAGAGCCAAAAAATTATTGCGGATTATAAAGAAAAGAAAAGTAAGGGTAAGGGTGGAGATTGGAGTTTTATAGAACTTGCTTCTGAAACTATTGAATCTGAATGGTTAGGTTATCCAGGCGCAACAGAAGAGCAAATTGTTGCTGCTGAGACTCGTTTAGGTATAATTTTGCCACCTTCATATCGAATGTTTTTGACAGTTACGAATGGTTGGCCTGCGCTACCTGGACCTCAGAAGTTGTATTCCACAGAGGAAATTAATTGGTTCTGTGCAGAAAATCAGGATTGGATTGATGAATGGACAACTGCACTAAAACTTCTTCCACCTATCACTGATGAACAATATTTTGTTTATGAAAAAAATTATTTTTGGAACCAACCTATACGCACAGAGTATATGCAAACCTCCCTACAAATTAGTGATGAAGAGGATGCTAGTGTTGTTTTACTAAATCCTCAAGTTACCCATAATTATGAGTGGGAGGCATGGCTTTTAATCAGTGGTCGTGCTAGTATTTTGCGATGCCGTTCTTTTCAAGAACTAATTCAAACAATGGGAATGGTAAATCCCTGGTTATGATTGTGATTCATCTGCGTTCGTAATGATTACCTACCAATAGGAGTAAATCCTCTAAAAATTCCATCTCGTGTGAAGTAGCCAGACTGCATTCTGAGTTGTGGGATTCCTACTACAAGAAATCGTCCTCGCGGTGTATCGGGTATAAGATTGACATTTAGATCTCCATAAAAAGCCGATATTAATCCCGCTTGTCTTCTAGACTCAGCATCAGGTACATATCTAACAGATACTTGATTGTTATTAAACCGAGCTGTCCCTCCACTTGTAGTTGTACTAAATGGAAACTCATCACGGACTACTTTATTTTCCCGGTCAATCACACTCGCTAAATCACCATTCGCATCGTACTCATAGCGAATAAGATACCCCATCGGGTCAAAAACTGACGCAATTCTCCCAAGTGCATCGCGCTCAAAAGTAATCTGCTTTCCGGTTGAACTGACAATTCCCGCATCGCTATAAGTCAGTTTATTTGAGTTAGTGTCAGTGACTGTCAGCAAATCACCAGTTTGTGCATCGATTTCATAGACAATCCCTTCCTTTGTTGTCAGGACGTAAATGCTACCAAAGTTGACATCCGCAGGATTATAAGGCACACCACCATTTAAGCCAACGTACTCATTGCTACCAGCCTTATGAAGAATCCGGGTATCTTTCACTGTTAAAGTACTGGTGACACCTTGATCGCCAACAAACTTGGGACGATAAACAACCGCATCCGGATTTTTTGCGATCGCAGATGCTAACCCAAATAACGGGTCAACAGTCGGTTTGAATGTAAACGCTTCTCGCTTACCTCCTGGCAAGGTAATGTATACACGAGTCCCATCTTTGAATGCGCTTTGATACCCAATCAGTTGGTCTTCTTCACTTGGAGATCTCAACGAAGTCCGCAGGTCGGTATCTCTAAACTCCATCCGCCAGCCGTAGCCAAAGTCATCAGTCATACCACTAGTGAGGGTGTCATAAGTACGTGTCAGGGTGATGGGGATGCCAGTGACAGGAATTGATAAATCAGTAAACGACAACCGGAAGTTACCTAGCTTTAAATCACCCGCAACATCCACAACTTCCTCAGAGTAGGAAATATTACCGCCATTGTCTGCAACTTCTAATCGCAAAATGTAGGAATCGTTTTGCAGCAAAGATGGGTCGAACTTACCCAGAACACCATCAGCTATTGCATTTGGATGATCGACAAACAGGATTTCCTTGAACTCCCCACCAGCAACAGGCGCAACCAGTAGTTTGTAGTAATCTAACTGACCGTCATCAGAGAGACTGCCTTTGATATCTATCGGTGCAGTCACCAAACTACCTGCATAAGTTCCTAAGTTGAGGCTGACAACAGGAGCATTGACATCGCTAGTATCGATCGCCGCAACATCAAAAGTTGCTTGTCCAATATTGCCTGCTGTATCAGTTGCAACAGCTACTGCTCTAATTGTCAGAGCAGTAGTAGGTGTAAACCGTGCCATGCCGTTGCCATCGAGCACAAAAGGTGTATCATTAATCAGCAGTTTTAGCCCGGCCACTTTCATATTGTCTGTTGCTCGTGCTTGAAAGATGACAGTTTCCCCAAGGTTTACTAGGTCGTAATTAGCAATCAGCCTCACGAGGGGTGCTATTGTATCAGATGTTACTGACAAGTCATACTCCTGCTGTTGAACACCGCCATTGCCATCGCTCACTGTGAGAACAACATGGTGAGAACCAACATTGCTGGTGTTCGGCGTCCACCGCAAGCGTCCCAAATTATCCAGGGTGATACCTTTATTGAGAGATGCAGTGTCCTTGGAATAACTCAACTTATCGCCATCAACGTCAGTTGTCCTAACATCGTAAGCATAAGTACTACCAGGAGTTGCACTCAGGACTGGGTGAGACTGGATAACTGGAGTATTATTTGCCCGTGCCGTCAGCGTAAACCCTTGTGCGGCACCCTCTCCATGAGTATCCACCGCACCAACTACAATCTGATAGCTACCAGCAATGGGGTTGTTCCAAGTTAGCAATCCTGTATTCGGGTTAATTTCGATATTGATGCCGTCGGGTTTAGACAGCAGTTGGTAGACTAGAGTATCGCCTGCATCCGGGTCAGTTGCCACCACTTGGTAGTTATAAGCACTACCAACCGACGCCTTGAAGACAGGAGTTGAAGTGATAACGGGAGCATTGTTGATAGCCGTTTCACTCACAACTATTGTATAGGTTTGGGTGGAGGTAGCACCAAGAGCATCGGTCACGAACACTTCGACTGAGTGGTCACCGACTTGCGTACCTTGGGGTGTCCATTGAATCGCGCCGTTGTCGTCAATGGTCATGCCAGTTGGCGTTTTGCCCAAATTGAAGGTGAGTGTATCGTTCTCTGGATCGGTAGCAACAACAGTGTAGGTATAGGGTTGATTTTTCGCGGCTCTTGTGACGGGATTTGAGACAATTGTGGGTGGAGCGTTAATGCCAGTCACTTGTAGAGTAAATTCTTGAGTCGTATACCCACCCAACGCATCTGTCAGTTGCACGGCGACGGTGTGTTCTCCGATTTGGTCCGATGCGGGAACCCAACGCAACGCGGACGATTGTGCATCAACCCTGCGGGGACGAGCAAAGAGCAAAGTCGCTTGGCTTAAAAGAAAAGACCAAAGGTTGTAAAAGGGTGACAACTTTCTTTATAGGCGTAGACCTTAAAGCCTTTAAAGTAGAATAGCAAGTAAAAAAATATTAATAGCATAGCTCTTGGCAGCGCTTTAACTGTAAAGTTTAACTCGCGTCGATTATACTTTTTCCGCCGTTATCAAACGAAGTACAAAGCCACTCCAAAAAGTTACAATCCAAGATTTTCATTTCTTTCAATCGTTGCAAATCCTCATTTTCTTTTGTCATTTCTCGAACTGCTAGTGGATGATTGGTAATAGCGTCTAGTTGAGCTTTTTTATCTTTATACTGGCTGGCATTGAAAGACTCATCTCTAGCACGGATAAATAGCTCAATAGTGTTAAATCTAACGCCTTTAACAACTTGAAGAATAAATTGTAAAGAAGTTGGATTTAGATAAGCGTGTAAAGTAGCATGGATTGCGAAAAGAGCCTCTTGAGCTTCAAAAAGATAGTAAGAATCAAAAAAATCATCTGAGTCTGGACAGATATCTTCGCGAACACAATCTTCGGCTAATTGAAGAAGTTGGACTTCATCCGCTGATTTTCTTTGTAAGGCTTGCCAAATCTCGTTTAGTGCCTTTCTTGGTACAAGAGGGTTACCCCAATTCTCCATTCGCGAAAAGGCGTTGTAATTGGGAAGCATTCTCTCGCAAATAGAAGCTGCAAAAGCCACTCTGTGAAGAGGAGAGAGTTGTTTTAGTTCTTGTTCTAAAGAGTCCATGTCAAAAAAATACAAGTTCATTTGTCTTCTTACTCCTTTTACTATTTACTTGGCTTATCTGGCTTCAATTTGCTACCTCTTCTAATACCTTCTGTTTGCATTTCTGTCCAACAAGAAGAGCAAATCCCAGCAGGATGGCTTACCCCAATCGCTTCAATTTTTTGCCCGGTACTCTTTTGCAGTCTGATTAAACGTCTTTCTGCGTGGTTATCTGGTTTGGCATAGCTTCCTTTTTTTTCCTCATATACAATATACCCATCTTTTCTGAGCAAAGTTTCTTGGTAGTCTGTAAATTCTCCAAAAGAGTTGGCTACAACTTTTGCCTCCGATCCCTCAATTCGACCTACAGCAACTGTTCTGTGAGTCCTAGCTACGTCATCGTAAATTTTTTTAGCAATATCTTTAGCCTCTCGATCCAATTCGTAATCTTCTGGGTCGATCCCTGGATCACTATATATGGAATAAACATAATTTTCCAGATACTCACTGAGACTCAAAGGTATACTTGGGAAAGTTTCAGTATTACTTACCTCTAGTTGAGGATCTCCAGCAAAGCCTCCAAGACGTCCTGTAAGTTTTTGTAATAACTCACTATCCGGTTTACGAGCAGTATTATCAGAAACTTCTAGCCGAGGATCGTCACCAATGCCTTTGAGAGTTTCTGGAATATAAGAGCCAAGCTCAATACCAATTTCTATCATGCGAACTGCTGTGAGGACAGCGATGATTGTTGTTACAATCGCGATGCCCCAACTGGCGTCGGGAGACATTGCTAATATGGCATTGAGACCGGACGGGTCGATTAAATTGGCTGGATTGCCGTTAGCATAAAGATACTTATGCAATGTTAATGGTTCTTCAAGACGACCCTCATAAACATCTCGTCTTGTAAACCGACCAGTATTGGGGTCGTAGTAACGTTGCCTTAGATAGTATTGCTCTAAATCCTCATCGTATTGTTCTCCAGCGAACAGGTAGTTATTGTCTGTACTGCCACTGCTACCAATTAACTTACCAAATGCGTCATAAGTATAGGTATCGGTAATTGAAGCTTGCCCATCAGTCAAAACCCGTGTACTACCTAACCCATCTACTAGATAGAAGGACTGTTGTCCATCTTTAGTTTGGGAAATTAAATCGTGACCGTAGAGGTAAGAAGTTTTTAGATTACCACTTGAGTCGTATTCTGCTACAGCCTGGGCATGGGGTAAATTGGTATCGACGAGATAGTTTGTAGTTATACCATCAGATGTAGAGCTAACTCGAATACCTTTAGCATCGTAAACATAATCAACTGGCTTGCCATCAAGAAGATTGTTAACACCTATTAAACGGTTTTCAAAGTCCCAGGTGTAAATTATTTCGCTATTGCCATCCTTAACACGGGAAATCATATTACCATTATTGTCATAGGTGTAATTGTAGGTATAGACTGTCTCACCATTTTTAAGCTGCGTTTCGTCGAGCAGCAAATCATTATTGTTGTAATAGTAAGTTGTCAGTCCTTCAACTGAGTCATTACTCCTTAGACGGTTACCAACATTGTCATATGTATAGCTAATAATACGACTGTTATTTACAGAGTCAGAAGGGTCAGTTATTTTTTCGCTCAAAAGACGATACAATTCGTCATATTCATACTTAACTTTTCGTCCATTGTGTTCCTCAACTTCGAGACGATACCCTACGGGATTGAGAGTGTAATCATAGCTAGAAATAATCGTTTCTTCACCAGATCCGGGGTTAGTTAGAGCATTTTTCAGGGAAACTAAGCGATTAAGTTGGTCGTATTGGCGAGTTTCAACAATATTATTGGATAGTTTTGTACGCCAAAGATTACCAACTGCATCATAAAAGTAAGTAGTCGTATCTGTATCTTTAGTTACGGTTCTCAGACGATTTAACTCATCGTAAGTGTGTTTTATAGTACCAGCTTTAGTTTTAACTGAGGTGCGATTTCCAGCGATGTCATACTCATACTCAATTGTTGCTCCAGTGTCTAGAGACGGGCTATTTGGATCGGTACGGGAAATTAATCGGTTAAGCAGATCGTACTTGTAGCTCGTGGTTCCTCGACTATCCGTAACCGTTTCTACTTGTCCAGTCTTGGTGTAAGTGTAGTTGACCGATGTGCCATCGAAAAATTCTTTGGCAATGACGCGGTTATTGTCGTCGTATGTGTAATTGATTGTATTTTGATTGAAGTCTTTTTCTTTGACAACATTTCCGACTGCATCGTAAGTAGTCTCCGAACGTTGTAATAAAGGTAGTACTGTAGCGACTCGGCGATTGCGCTCGTCGTATTCGTAAGTTGTAATATGACCATTAGCATCTTTTGTACTGACTAAATTGCCAGTTAAATCATAGCCATATTCCGTTCTTTGTTGTCTGGCATCGATGACAGCAGTTAATCTTCCTCGTGAATCATACTCATACTGCGTTGTTTGATTATCTTGGTCAGTTTTGGCAATAACTTGGTTACTATTGTCGTAAACGGTAGTCGTAGAGGTTCGGTCAGCAAAATGAGTTTTTACAAGCCGTTCTTGCTCGTCATACACGTAGCTTGTTGTGTGGTTGAGAGCATCGGTTTTTGTTAATTGATTTCCTACCTCATCATAGGTGTATTTGGTTTCATTATGAAGAGCATCGCGAATGAGAGTTTGACGACCTGCTTGATCGTATTCGTATTTGGTGCGATTTCCTCGCTCGTCAATAAAGGCTATTTTTCGCCCTATTTCGTCATACTCATTGTGAGTTTTAGGATTATCCTCATCGCTACCAATTGTATCGTCTGGATAAATTGTTTCTATTAACTTGCCAACACTATTGTATTTGTATTTGGTGGTTTGTCCAGCTTTATCAGTACGAGCTATTACACGACCATTAGCATCAAAAGTTGT
This genomic interval from Scytonema hofmannii PCC 7110 contains the following:
- a CDS encoding SMI1/KNR4 family protein, which translates into the protein MKAFDWEIFLKQESQKIIADYKEKKSKGKGGDWSFIELASETIESEWLGYPGATEEQIVAAETRLGIILPPSYRMFLTVTNGWPALPGPQKLYSTEEINWFCAENQDWIDEWTTALKLLPPITDEQYFVYEKNYFWNQPIRTEYMQTSLQISDEEDASVVLLNPQVTHNYEWEAWLLISGRASILRCRSFQELIQTMGMVNPWL
- a CDS encoding putative Ig domain-containing protein; translation: MSPFYNLWSFLLSQATLLFARPRRVDAQSSALRWVPASDQIGEHTVAVQLTDALGGYTTQEFTLQVTGINAPPTIVSNPVTRAAKNQPYTYTVVATDPENDTLTFNLGKTPTGMTIDDNGAIQWTPQGTQVGDHSVEVFVTDALGATSTQTYTIVVSETAINNAPVITSTPVFKASVGSAYNYQVVATDPDAGDTLVYQLLSKPDGINIEINPNTGLLTWNNPIAGSYQIVVGAVDTHGEGAAQGFTLTARANNTPVIQSHPVLSATPGSTYAYDVRTTDVDGDKLSYSKDTASLNKGITLDNLGRLRWTPNTSNVGSHHVVLTVSDGNGGVQQQEYDLSVTSDTIAPLVRLIANYDLVNLGETVIFQARATDNMKVAGLKLLINDTPFVLDGNGMARFTPTTALTIRAVAVATDTAGNIGQATFDVAAIDTSDVNAPVVSLNLGTYAGSLVTAPIDIKGSLSDDGQLDYYKLLVAPVAGGEFKEILFVDHPNAIADGVLGKFDPSLLQNDSYILRLEVADNGGNISYSEEVVDVAGDLKLGNFRLSFTDLSIPVTGIPITLTRTYDTLTSGMTDDFGYGWRMEFRDTDLRTSLRSPSEEDQLIGYQSAFKDGTRVYITLPGGKREAFTFKPTVDPLFGLASAIAKNPDAVVYRPKFVGDQGVTSTLTVKDTRILHKAGSNEYVGLNGGVPYNPADVNFGSIYVLTTKEGIVYEIDAQTGDLLTVTDTNSNKLTYSDAGIVSSTGKQITFERDALGRIASVFDPMGYLIRYEYDANGDLASVIDRENKVVRDEFPFSTTTSGGTARFNNNQVSVRYVPDAESRRQAGLISAFYGDLNVNLIPDTPRGRFLVVGIPQLRMQSGYFTRDGIFRGFTPIGR
- a CDS encoding DUF416 family protein; protein product: MNLYFFDMDSLEQELKQLSPLHRVAFAASICERMLPNYNAFSRMENWGNPLVPRKALNEIWQALQRKSADEVQLLQLAEDCVREDICPDSDDFFDSYYLFEAQEALFAIHATLHAYLNPTSLQFILQVVKGVRFNTIELFIRARDESFNASQYKDKKAQLDAITNHPLAVREMTKENEDLQRLKEMKILDCNFLEWLCTSFDNGGKSIIDAS